Sequence from the [Bacteroides] pectinophilus genome:
TATACCCATAAAATCACACTTATTATCATAAGAAATTTTATCACGATTCACCATAAAATGATATTAAATAATCATAAAAAACGCATGCGGCATTCATGCCGCATGCGTCACAAAAATTATCAGCCTACTCTGAGCTTAAACTTCTGTATCTCTCTGTCCGAATCAACTTTCTCAATAAGTGCCCCCAGTGAACGGAGCTTAATCTCAAAGTCCTCATATCCACGCTGGATATACTGTATATCATCTATTATAGATATGCCATCTGCCGCAAGTGCCGCAATTACAAGCGCTGCACCGGCTCTTAAATCAGGTGACGCAACCTGTGCACCTGTAAGCCCCGGAACACCCTCTATATATGCAGTATTGCCCTCAACTTTAATCCTGGCTCCCATTCTGGTCAGCTCATCAACATACTTGAATCTGTTCTCAAAAATGCTCTCAGTAACCATGCTTGAACCATTAGCAAGTGCCAGAACAACTGCCATCTGCGGCTGCATATCCGTTGGAAATCCCGGATAAGGAAGTGTCTTTACATTCGTGCTTCTAAGGTTAGGATGACCGACAACCCTTACCGCATCATCATACTCTGTAACTTCACAGCCTATCTCGATAAGCTTCGCAGAAATAGACTCCAGATGCTTAGGAATGACATTACGTATTGTAACATCACCCTTGGTTGCCGCAGCAGCAAACATAAATGTTCCGGCCTCAATCTGATCCGGAATAATTGAGTACGTCGTGCCGCTAAGATGCTTAACACCTTTAATCCTGATTACATCAGTTCCCGCACCCTTAATATTAGCTCCCATAGAATTAAGGAAATTGGCTACATCTACAATATGCGGTTCCTTAGCTGAATTCTCAATAATAGTGTTGCCTTCTGCCATACATGCCGCAAGCATTATATTAATTGTTGCACCTACCGATACCACATCAAGATATATATGGCTTCCCTTAAGTTCCTTCGCCTCAGCGATAACCATTCCGCCCTTAATCTCAACATTGGCACCAAGTGCACGAAATCCCTTAATATGCTGATCAATAGGTCTGCTTCCGATATTACATCCGCCCGGAAGTGCTACCTCAGCTCTTCTGTACTTGCCAAGAAGTGCTCCGAGAAGATAATATGATGCTCTTATCTTCTTAATGCTGTCATTATCAACGATAACATCATTAATACTCTGACCGTTAATCTGCACTGAATTATTGTAAACGTACTTAACCTTAGCTCCTATGCCTTCAAATGTCTGGAGCAGCGCACGTGTATCTCTAACATTAGGAACATTCTCAATTGTAACAGTCTCGTCAGCCATTATTGCAGCTGCAAGGATTCCAAGTGCCGCATTCTTGGCACCACCGATGGATACATCTCCGCAAAGAGGCATGCCACCTTTAATAATATACTGTTCCATGATTCCTCCAAAAATCTTCAAAAAAATAACCTATAAAATTATATCACATCATATTATTTTGTAAATAGCGTTTTTAAATCCAAAAAAGCCTAAAAAACGGGACGATAATTAAGTATACCGTCCCGTCTCAGATATTCTGTCAATTATTAATACTTGTTAACGTAATTAAGCGGATTGACTGCCGTTCCATTAATCCTTATCTCAAAATGAAGATGCGGTCCGGTACTGTCACCTGTATTGCCGCTGTAAGCAATTACATCATACTGATCTACCGTCTGTCCTACAGATACTTTAATTGAACTTAAGTGTCCATATCTCGACATAACACCATTAGCATGCTGTATATCTACGCAGTAACCATATCCTGAATACCATCCTGCTCTTACTACACGTCCGGATGCTGTCGCCATTACAGGTGTTCCCTGGCTGCAGCTCCAGTCTATTCCTGAATGCATCCTGCCCCATCTGTACTCAAAACCTGATGAGAATGAACCGCCATATATAGGCTTAATGTATGTCGGAGGTGTCTGTGTACCAACCTCAATAATCTTTGGCTGTGACTCCTCAATAATAGTCTGTGTAATAATATCTCTTGAGCTTTCCTTACCGTCAACATACTCGATATCAGCAGTAACACGTCTGTATCCTTCAGTACCTTCCTGAATTACATTGCTTGTACCACGATACATTGAATCATTATCAACATACTGCACATCAGCATTGTATGATTCCTCATATGTCTTACGTTCCTTAGTAACTACTGAAAGCTCAGGTGTAGGCACTGTGATTATAAGCTGGTCACCCGGCATAATCTTTGTATCCTCTGTGACGCCTTCGTTAAGATCATAAAGCTCTGAAAGCTTAATATCGTTCTTAGATGCAATTCCTGAAAGCGTGTCTCCCGGAACAATCTCATATACTGTCTTCTCAGCCTTCTCCTTGGTAACTGCCTCAACAGCATCATCAAGGCTGACTATCTGTGACTCATCTGCTGTAGTCTTAGATACGGATACGTTCTGCTGGAATGAAATCTCTGTGAGACCTTCTGCTGTGCTTCCTTCCTTAACCGATGAATCTGATGAAAGTGCTCCGTTCATTGCGGCAGCAACTATATCACTTGAATTACTTCCGATTCCTGACTTAACCATATCAACTGAATACTGGTTAGAATCATTGCTGTCAGCAACAAGGTTAACCTGGAATTCATTGTTGGAATCAAATCCCGACTTAACCTTATCCATAAGCTTAAGCACATCATCCCTGCTTCCGACTGTAACAGTAAAGTCATTTATTCTTACTGTGTAAGCTTCCTTGACATCTACATCAACAATGCTTGGTGCAAGGTTATCATATATTGCATTCTCAATATCCTGCTCTGACATTCTTGTTGCAAAGAGCCTGGACTCTTCATATACCTTAAAATCAGGATCCATGTAAACTACTTCTGAGTGCTCACCGCTAAGACGCTTTCTCGCTGCTGCCATAGCTTCATTAGCTTCATCTACAGAATTGACCGCACCAATCTCATTGCCATCAAGCACTACTGTATAGTAACCTACACTGCTGTCCTTCTTCATTTCTGCTATAGGAATATAAAACAGACAGAAAAGGCATGTAAGTGACATTGCCTTAACAAGTGTAAGTCTTATCTTTCTATTGTATCTGGTCAGCTTAGACATGTTTCCTCCTGTCATAATTTTAACATTTTGTAATAGATTTGTAACAATTGTTATCTTAGCACTATAGCAGCTTAATGTAAAGGTTTTTTCAAGTTTTAGCAAATTGTACTTAAAAAAGTACAATTTTTGTGTGGCTTTCAGGCTTTTTCGGCATCCATCTCATCCTTTATTCTGCCCTGTATATCATTAAGGCATTCAAGAAGCAGCGGATTAAATGTTCCGCACTCGCCATTCATTATCATCTCTATTGCCTTTTCGTGTGGAAATGCTTTCTTATACACACGCTCACTGGCAAGCGCATCATATACATCCGCAACAGAAACCACCTGTGCCGATATAGGAATCTCATCCCCTTTAAGACCATCCGGATATCCCCTGCCGTCATACCGCTCATGATGCCATCTGCATATCTCAGTAGCAACCCTGACAAGCTCCTCATCCTGATACATGGTAAGGCTGTGAAGCATTGACGCCCCAATCATGGTGTGCATCTTCATAATCTCAAATTCATCTGCCGTAAGTCTTCCCGGCTTATTAAGAATCTTTTCATCTACTCCTATCTTGCCTATATCGTGCAGTGCCGAAGCTGTTGTTATAAGATATCTGTCATGCCATGAGATGTCATATTTGTCAGTTTTCTGGATAAGCCTTTCAAGAAGCATTCCTGTAATCTTATTAATGTGCAGTACATGGCTTCCGCTTTCGCCGTTACGGAATTCGACTATGTGACTGAGGATTCCAATCATCATCTGATTATCCTTCTCCTTCTCATAAATCTGTTCTGTAACAAGCTGTACGAGCCTTCTCTGCTTGGAATAGAGCTTTATTATATTGAATACCCTGTTATATACAACTTTTGCATCAAACGGACTGCTTATGTAATCCGACACACCAAGAGAATAAGCACGGCTTACATTGTCATCCGAATTATCCGTGGATATCATAATTACGGGTATATCCTCAATCCAGTGATTCCTGTTCATATATACAAGCACTTCAAAGCCGTCTTTTTTCGGCATTATCATATCAATCAGAACCAGTGCTATATCATTCTCATACCGGCGGAGCATATTTATACACTCTTCACCTTCTGATGCCTGAAGAATTCTGTATCTGTCCCCAAGTATGTCAGCAAGCAGCTCTCTGTTAACCGGTGCGTCATCAACTATAAGTATCTGCGGTCTGTCATCATTACCCCGGCAATTCTTAACAGGTTCCGCTCTGTCTTCTATTATGTCATTCTCGGTTATGACCATATTCTTTTTCATCTTAGCCTGATACATAAGCTTATCAGCCCTGTCAAATGCGTTCTCTACCGGCTCATTGGCTGCAACAACTCCGCCAATGCTTGCGGACATCTGTATTCTTGAATATCCGGGAACACTTGCAGCGTGTATTGTAGTCTGTATCTGCCGGAGTCTGGCTGATAAATCCGCACTGCTCACCCCGTCAATAATTACAATAAATTCATCGCCGCCAAAACGGATAAGCCTGTCAGTCTTACGTATACACTTTCTTATTGCATCGGCGGCAGAGATGAGCGCCATGTCTCCGGCACTGTGACCATATGTATCATTGTAAAGCTTAAAATCATCAAGGTCTATCAGTGCAACTCCCGCACAGGTTGTCTCTTTTCTGGCTTCATCCTCATAATATCTTCTGTTGTATGCACCTGTAAGCGCGTCCCTGTACAGCTTATCAGTATATCCCGAGAGCTTGCTTACAAGCCTCTCGCATCCATCCGAATCTATAAGCGTGTCGTCATCAAGCTTCTCTATGAGCTCCATTACATATGGTGTGCCTTCTATCTCGAGATATTCCGCTGTTACCTGATATACGTCTGAGCCGATAAGTTCAAGCTTTGTCTTACGCGTCTTGTCACAAAGGCATTTGGCAGAAATACAGTTCTTACACGGCACTTTTTTCTGCCAGTAATCGTAGCAGCTGCATTTCTCCTTCTCTTCCCCCGGTCCCTCACCGCTGTGCACCTTTGCAATTGAATCTACATCAAGGAGGCGTACAACAGTAAATACATCCCTGAGCATATTCATTTTGTCCTGCACCTGCTGCATTGTCATGCCACTGCTATTCTTCATGCATCTGCCTCCCGCTAAGTTATAGCTTTATATCAATTCTTACATTCTTTCCGTTTCTCATTTGCTCTTCTTATTTGACTTTTTCTTTTTCTGCACAGAATATCCGAATCTGCCAATCTTTTTCCCCAATTCATAATACTCTCCATGTGAATAAGCCACCAGGCCGGCATCATTAAGGTGGAAAACATTCTTTGAATCCATATAACTGTCATCAACCGTAACTCCAACAACCTCTGCAATAAAAAGGTCATGGCTTCCAAGCGGCTTAACGTCAACGACCCTGCATTCGATATTAACCGGACTCTCAGCAATTCCCGGTGCACTTACGTTCTGTGATTCCTGTGGCGTAAGATGCATCTCCTTAAACTTGTCAACATCACGTCCCGACTTAACTCCACAATAATCTGTTGCAAATGTAAGCTTCTTCGTCACAAGATTCACAACAAATTCCTTTGTCTCGCTGATTATTGCATGTGAATAACGTTCTTTACGCACCGCTATTGAAAGCATTGCAGGTGATGAACAGACAGTTCCCGCCCATGCTACTGTGATAATATTAGGCTTCTCACCCTTTCTTGCACAGCTTACCATAACGGCAGGGACCGGATACAGCATATTTCCGGGCTTAAAGCTTATCTTTGACATAATCAACCGCCTCCATAATTATTGCTCCATGATCTGCTGCCAGACCATTGCTTTGTATCAGCCTGTAATCCGGTGCCTTAAGTATACTGTCTGTGTACATCGTCCTGACTACCGTCGCACCAACTGATATATCTTTGCACTTAAGTTCAAGCTGTAATTCTTCCGTGCTTATTCCGTTATTCTCCTTAACGCCCCTGCTCTGCCATGCAATATCAAACCACTCTGCATCTTTGGCATCATCCCCGGCATGTGCCTCTATCATTCCGTCAGGCACAAGTGCCACATAAGCTGTTGTAATTACTCTTGTCCGCGGATCCCTGTCGTACACTCCGTAACTTTTGAGCTGTTCAATATCTATATTCTTAATTCCGGTCTCCTCTTCAAGTTCCCTTCTTGCGGCATCATCTATGCTCTCGCGGAACTCAATAAATCCGCCCGGTGTAGCCCACATGCCTATACACGGATGATTGCGCCTCTTTATCAGCAAAATCCTCTTAAGGCTTCTCTTACCATGCTCCTGCGCATATGTAAACACAAGAATATCCACAGTATTACATGGATTATCATACTTGCGGGGGTCATATTCCTCAAGGAATTCCTGAAGCGTCTGCCCCGCCTCGTTAAGTTCACCGCTTCCGATAAACTGCCTGTTCTGTTCTTCGCTAAGAAATGTCATATCTGCCTCTTTTCAAATTACTGCATTATAAGATGTCGGAATCAAAAGCTCCGGCTCTGATGCCTGCGGCTTGTTCCGTGCCCCGCACTCCCGCGATTCCGGCATCATTACAATTAAATATAGCATTTATTTACTATTTATTCCACCAAAAAAACCGGCAGATAATCCGTCTGCCGGTTAATTCAATCCAAAATGAATATTAGAACATAAGTCTTACAATCCATGTTACAAAGCTTACAACAACGTATGATGCACCCATAACAAGCGGAATGTTCTTCTCATTCCTGCAGAGTGAACGGATAGCCATGAATAAGAAAACATATCCTGTAACCGATGCAAACAATGAGATGCATGATGCAAGGTGATCAAGGAAACCGATTGAAGTAAGTCCTACAAGCCAGTTAAGAGCCTTGGCAGGTATTCCGAATATTGTAAGGATGCCATAAGCTGCAAGTCCCTGCGTGAACGTAATGTCTGCCTTGTCAAATGCCTTAACAAGGACCTTAATCATTAATGCAAATACAGCCGCTGCAACAGCAATAAGAAGAATCTCAAGGAACATATTCTTAAAGATTGCTCCTGTTGAATACAATCTTCCGTACTTTGAACCCGAATTGCTTATAAGCATCTGGAAAAGTCTTACGATCATATTAACTACAGCCTGTGCACCGATAAGGAATGCAACAAGAACTATATTAGCATTAGCCATGTATGAATTAATTGTATCAACGGGTGAACTGATCAGGCCCTTGAATATTGCAAAGTAATTAGCTGCCGCATTAGCGCCTGCCTGCTTAACTGCCTCCATCTGTGCCGAAGAAGGTGCCTGCGGTGCTGACATCTGTGGCGCTGCTCCCGTTGGTGCCTGTGGTGCTGACATCTGTGGTGCTGCTCCTGTTGGTGCCTGTGGTGCAGTCATCTGTGGTGCTGCTCCTGCCGGTGCCTGTGGTGCAGTCATCTGTGGTGCTGCTCCTGTTGGTGCCTGTGGTGCGGTCATCTGTGGTGCTGCTCCTGTTGGTGCCTGTGGTGCGGTCATCTGTGGTGTCTGCTGCTGGCATGAGCAGATCTCGCCATCCTTTAACGGCTTTCCACACTTAGTACAAAAACCCATCTTACTATCCCTCCTGAAGTAAAAATATAAATTTTATAAAAATACTATAAAATTTTATCATAGTTTAATTTTATTAGCAACTAATTTTCAGTGTGGTGTCTGCGCTCCTTGCGCTTATCCCGTATTGCCTGCTGCTTAAGCCGTATCTTCTGTGCGCCTGCTTCATCCGTAACCTTGATAATACGCACAACATAATACCTGCCGTTATCCGCCTGCTTGACTCTCATTCTTGTCTTGACATATCCGTGCTGTCCACACTGATACAGTGCATAATACACCTTAGTATTGCCGGAAAACCACGGTATCAGCTCTTTGCATACATTGCCGCATTTGTGGCATCTGCATACTTCAAGTTCCTTATTGGCAAGCGCTCCTTCCCTTGTTCTGAAGCCGCGTGAGATGTATTTTTCGTATGTGTCATACATCGCGTGAATCTCCTGTGAACGGCGGTACGGAATTCTGTAACAGTCGATTGAATAGTATCCCTTTACACCTTCAATATCCATCATCTGCATTACATGCGCCGTATATCTTGCATCATTAATTGCCCTGTGGAATTCTTCCGTCTCGCTTAAGTGCATGGCCTCGATAACACTCTGTAGTGACCGCCTTATCTTGCCATCCTCATAAAGAATGCTGTAGAACTTTTGTATATCGTAGAATATGAACGGCATCGGAAATTTATTCTCAACACCAAAGAAATTCATATTACGCTGCAGTTCAGTAAGGTCACCGCTGCCCCATATGCAGAACATATAATCTTCGTCACACCACTCAAGGAATTCCTCCATAACCTCCGGGAATGCTCCTCCGGCAAGCAGCTCCTCACTGCTTACGTCAAGAAGTTCCTTAACAATATGATGAAGCTTTGTATATAGCTGCGGCCTGATAAGCCTGTCAAATTCACCCACAACATTAAATGAACTGTCCAGCTTGACTGCCCCAATCTCGATAATCTCAAACGGGAGCTTTTTATTCTCAAATTCTTTGCCTTTTGGACACTGGTTCCATTCCAGATCCATAACAATATAGTTCATAATTACCCTTTCACATCTGCACTGTGGCTGTTAAAATATACAAAGTCATCTATGGCATCAAGTATGTCTGCAAATGTTTCTCTCGGAGCCTCTTCGATATACTTTGTAAGTATATCCGGTTCTTTGTCCCCTTTATATCTTCCATAGAATATATCATACAGATTATGTCCCCTGACGTAAATCCTTATTTTTTCGAGATTATCCTTAATATCCTCAGGACCGTCTATCTTTATCTTAAAGCGTTCCTGCATATTTCTCATGCTTTTGAGCTTATACAGATATTCTGTGTACTTTGCATAGAGAATATCATAGAACTGCTGCTCATTCTTAATGACACCGATCTTCGCCATTACCTTCGGGTCAAGGAAATAATTCTCAAATGAGTAATATTTGAGTATAAGCACATTGCGGTCCGTCACCCTCGGTATAGTTCCCGTATCCTCATGCTCCCTCGCCCGGTAATAGCCGCATAACTGATCCTTTAACATCTGCGGATTCTTACCGTCGCTGTCTCTTATCATCAGAAATGCATCCTTAAGGTAGAGTGAATTAATGTACTTGAGGTTGGCATGCGTCTTGATATTGGTACAGCTGTTAGTCGCAATAATCGCCACGCGGTTAAGATGCCCGTTCTCATCAACAATCTCCGAATAATACTTCTTAAGGAGCAGCGGCAGCCTGTTACGGTCCTGCTTGCCCTCAACGATGAATACAAAGCTGACGTTAAGCAGGTCATTGGCAGTATATCCGAGATTATCAAGAATCTTATCAATATCTGTTGACGGATTAAGTATCGTAGAGCCTGTCCTGTCAGTTATAACCTGATGTATCTGCTTTGTTGTAAAGTTAAACAGCATAACCGGCGCATGTGTACAGAACATTATCTGATTCTTCCTCGACAGCCTGTACATTATTTCGCCTGCCGCTTTCTGAAGCTGCGGATGAAGAAACAGCTCCGGCTCTTCTATTATAATTATGTATGGTGCAATATTATCCGTCTCTACATATGTTTCAAGCAGTGAAAGAATATATATGCTCTTAAGTCCCTCGCCATATGACTGGATATCCGCCTCTAAGCCTCTCGCATCATTATTGATAATTGTATTAATCTTAAGCTGTCTTGCGGCATCAAAATCAATCTCATATCTTACCTTCTCCGCAATCGCACCATTCTTGACAAAATTACGGTTAAGCTTATCAGCAAGGGCATTCAGATTGATATTGAACAGCTTATGCTGCATAAGTCTTGAAGTCTCCGCAAGAGTAAGCTCGTCCGGTTTTTTCTGATTAATATAGCCTATGCAGCTGAAGCACTGGTTGCATTTTTTTGCCGAATCAAATATGCATCTTGACGTATCCAGTTCTGCAATCGCATTATTGCCATACAGAAGATTGATATCCTCAAGCATATCCGTCTTGTTGCGCCCATGGTCCACATAATATATCTTAGGCATAACCATCTTTATAAATGGATTATTCTTCTTAACACCGTCCCGGTATCTTACAGCGCCATCTCTTCTGTACACATACTGGAATTCAAGAATGCCGCCGCAATATGACGGAAGCTTCTCGCAAAAGTCTTTCTGCCACAGATCATAATGCTTATAATTGCTCACAATGCCATTATCATGAAGATATTCAAGGTCATCCTCATTAATCTCAAGCCTGACATCTATAACAATATTGCCTACATCTTCATGAAAATCTTCAGCACTTACAGAATAATCACCGGCAACCGCGCGTACCGCGTCAAGCACATTGCTCTTACCGGAATTATTGCGTCCTACAAGTATAAGTGCGTCGTCGATATCTGTAAGTTCAAGATCTTTTATGGATTTGAAATTCTTAATATGAAGATATCCTATTCTCATGCCTGTGTCCCCATTTCTTCAATCAGTCCTTAATCATACATCCCTCAAGCATAAGCTTATACAGGGTAGGTGACAGATGGAATTCCTCCATAAGTCTTGTCACCTCGTCAAGGGACTGCTTACGCTTTGTCCCTGTCTTTTCGGCTCTTATAAGCAGATTCTTAGGCGTATGCGCAAAGTCAACAAATTCCATGACCTGTGTCCTGTATCCACAGTACTCAAGAAGCTCCGCCCTTATTGCATCTGTCATAAGTGCTGCCGTTCTCTCTTTTATGAGACCATATCTTGTAAGTACCGAATAATTATCACTCTCTATCTGACCGTTAAGTTCATGCTGGCAGCAAGGAACCGAGAAAATCATCTTTGCATTCCAGTATACAGCATTATACAACGCATAATCCGTTGCCGTATCACACGCATGAAGCGTAATTACCATGTCCACAGGCTTATCGCTGTGATAACCGTTTATGTCACCAACTTCAAAATGCAGCCCGTCATAACCATACTTTGCCGCGGCCTCGTTACAGTGTTTAATCACGTCCTCCTTAAGGTCAAGTCCGGTCATCGTTACATTCATGTGCTTTACTTCTGTGAAGTAGTAATAAAGAATAAATGTAAGATATGACTTACCGCAGCCAAAATCAATTATATTAAGGTTCCTGTATCCTTTATCCTTAATGACATCATCTATAATCTGTGCAAATCTGTTAATCTGCTTGAACTTGTCATACATGGTACGGACAACCTTTCCCTCAGATGTCAGAATACCCATATCTATCATCGGCTCGATTATATCGCCCTCATTAAAAATGTATTCCTTCTTCCTGTTATGTCCCGCTGCAATCTTCTGTGGGTTGAACTGTGTTGTGCGCTTACACACCATTGATGCCGTACCCTTTTTAGATACCATGACAGAACATTCCTCCCCGTCTGTCCATGCATTGAGCTGTCCGTATCCGGTTCCGAGCCATCCCGCACACATATCTATAAGCTTCTGCTCATCCCACGCAGATACATTCTCATGGAATGCCTGCTTTTGTGTAAGTCTCTCTATCTGATATCCCTTTTCCTTGCGTACCACCGTAATTTTGCGGTATCTGACATCTTTCGACACTGCCTTGCTCACTACAATTTTGAGTGGATTCTTTGCAAATATTTTTTCTATATAATCTCTAACTTCCTCTGCCATTATTACTTCTCTGCCTTTCAAATGTGTACAAATATACTTTCATAATTATAAATCAAAATATACCAAATATATATATTATCATTTTTTCTGCATATATGATATAATATATTGGTTATTTTTAAATTTATGGAGGGTTTTAGTAATGGAACAGAAAAGAGGTAGTTTTACAGGCGGATTAGGATTCGTCCTCGCTGCAGCCGGAAGTGCTGTCGGTCTTGGTAATCTGTGGCGTTTCCCATATCTTGCCGCACAGTATGGCGGAGGCATATTCATCCTTGTCTACATCATACTTGCACTTACATTTGGTTTTGCACTTATGACAACAGAGATTGCTATTGGACGCAAGACAAAGTCAAGCCCTATAACCGCTTATAGCAAGCTTGACAAGCGTTTTGGATTCCTTGGAATAATAGCATCAATTGTACCTGTAATTATTCTTCCATATTACTGTGTAATCGGTGGATGGGTAACAAAGTACGTTACAACATTTGCGCAGGGACTCGGCAAGCCGGCAGCTTCTGACGGATATTTTCAGGCATTTACGGGAGATACATTCTCACCACTGTTTTTCTTCATGGTATTTCTTATCTTCACCACCCTTATTGTTATGGCAGGCGTAGAGAAGGGTATTGAGAATGTCAGCAAGTTCCTTATGCCTTTACTTGTACTTCTCACAGCAGGAATTGCAATATATACTCTTACGCTTCCGGGTTCAATGGAAGGGCTTAAGTATTACCTTGTGCCTGATTTTGGCAAGTTTTCTTTCAAGACAATCTGTGCAGCGATGGGGCAGATGTTCTACTCAATGAGTCTTGCAATGGGTATCATGATAACTTACGGTTCATATACAAAGGACGAGATAAGTCTCTCTAAGTCTGTTAACCAGATTGAGATATTCGATACTATAATATCTCTTCTTGCTGGACTTCTTATCATACCTGCCGTGTATATATTCAGCGGTGAGGCAGGACTTAAGTCAAGCGGAGCGGGCCTTATGTTCATTACACTTCCTAAGGTATTCGACCAGATGCCTAAG
This genomic interval carries:
- a CDS encoding UDP-N-acetylglucosamine 1-carboxyvinyltransferase; this translates as MEQYIIKGGMPLCGDVSIGGAKNAALGILAAAIMADETVTIENVPNVRDTRALLQTFEGIGAKVKYVYNNSVQINGQSINDVIVDNDSIKKIRASYYLLGALLGKYRRAEVALPGGCNIGSRPIDQHIKGFRALGANVEIKGGMVIAEAKELKGSHIYLDVVSVGATINIMLAACMAEGNTIIENSAKEPHIVDVANFLNSMGANIKGAGTDVIRIKGVKHLSGTTYSIIPDQIEAGTFMFAAAATKGDVTIRNVIPKHLESISAKLIEIGCEVTEYDDAVRVVGHPNLRSTNVKTLPYPGFPTDMQPQMAVVLALANGSSMVTESIFENRFKYVDELTRMGARIKVEGNTAYIEGVPGLTGAQVASPDLRAGAALVIAALAADGISIIDDIQYIQRGYEDFEIKLRSLGALIEKVDSDREIQKFKLRVG
- a CDS encoding peptidoglycan DD-metalloendopeptidase family protein; amino-acid sequence: MSKLTRYNRKIRLTLVKAMSLTCLFCLFYIPIAEMKKDSSVGYYTVVLDGNEIGAVNSVDEANEAMAAARKRLSGEHSEVVYMDPDFKVYEESRLFATRMSEQDIENAIYDNLAPSIVDVDVKEAYTVRINDFTVTVGSRDDVLKLMDKVKSGFDSNNEFQVNLVADSNDSNQYSVDMVKSGIGSNSSDIVAAAMNGALSSDSSVKEGSTAEGLTEISFQQNVSVSKTTADESQIVSLDDAVEAVTKEKAEKTVYEIVPGDTLSGIASKNDIKLSELYDLNEGVTEDTKIMPGDQLIITVPTPELSVVTKERKTYEESYNADVQYVDNDSMYRGTSNVIQEGTEGYRRVTADIEYVDGKESSRDIITQTIIEESQPKIIEVGTQTPPTYIKPIYGGSFSSGFEYRWGRMHSGIDWSCSQGTPVMATASGRVVRAGWYSGYGYCVDIQHANGVMSRYGHLSSIKVSVGQTVDQYDVIAYSGNTGDSTGPHLHFEIRINGTAVNPLNYVNKY
- a CDS encoding diguanylate cyclase translates to MKNSSGMTMQQVQDKMNMLRDVFTVVRLLDVDSIAKVHSGEGPGEEKEKCSCYDYWQKKVPCKNCISAKCLCDKTRKTKLELIGSDVYQVTAEYLEIEGTPYVMELIEKLDDDTLIDSDGCERLVSKLSGYTDKLYRDALTGAYNRRYYEDEARKETTCAGVALIDLDDFKLYNDTYGHSAGDMALISAADAIRKCIRKTDRLIRFGGDEFIVIIDGVSSADLSARLRQIQTTIHAASVPGYSRIQMSASIGGVVAANEPVENAFDRADKLMYQAKMKKNMVITENDIIEDRAEPVKNCRGNDDRPQILIVDDAPVNRELLADILGDRYRILQASEGEECINMLRRYENDIALVLIDMIMPKKDGFEVLVYMNRNHWIEDIPVIMISTDNSDDNVSRAYSLGVSDYISSPFDAKVVYNRVFNIIKLYSKQRRLVQLVTEQIYEKEKDNQMMIGILSHIVEFRNGESGSHVLHINKITGMLLERLIQKTDKYDISWHDRYLITTASALHDIGKIGVDEKILNKPGRLTADEFEIMKMHTMIGASMLHSLTMYQDEELVRVATEICRWHHERYDGRGYPDGLKGDEIPISAQVVSVADVYDALASERVYKKAFPHEKAIEMIMNGECGTFNPLLLECLNDIQGRIKDEMDAEKA
- a CDS encoding flavin reductase family protein, with translation MSKISFKPGNMLYPVPAVMVSCARKGEKPNIITVAWAGTVCSSPAMLSIAVRKERYSHAIISETKEFVVNLVTKKLTFATDYCGVKSGRDVDKFKEMHLTPQESQNVSAPGIAESPVNIECRVVDVKPLGSHDLFIAEVVGVTVDDSYMDSKNVFHLNDAGLVAYSHGEYYELGKKIGRFGYSVQKKKKSNKKSK
- a CDS encoding NUDIX hydrolase, with the translated sequence MTFLSEEQNRQFIGSGELNEAGQTLQEFLEEYDPRKYDNPCNTVDILVFTYAQEHGKRSLKRILLIKRRNHPCIGMWATPGGFIEFRESIDDAARRELEEETGIKNIDIEQLKSYGVYDRDPRTRVITTAYVALVPDGMIEAHAGDDAKDAEWFDIAWQSRGVKENNGISTEELQLELKCKDISVGATVVRTMYTDSILKAPDYRLIQSNGLAADHGAIIMEAVDYVKDKL
- a CDS encoding exonuclease domain-containing protein, translating into MNYIVMDLEWNQCPKGKEFENKKLPFEIIEIGAVKLDSSFNVVGEFDRLIRPQLYTKLHHIVKELLDVSSEELLAGGAFPEVMEEFLEWCDEDYMFCIWGSGDLTELQRNMNFFGVENKFPMPFIFYDIQKFYSILYEDGKIRRSLQSVIEAMHLSETEEFHRAINDARYTAHVMQMMDIEGVKGYYSIDCYRIPYRRSQEIHAMYDTYEKYISRGFRTREGALANKELEVCRCHKCGNVCKELIPWFSGNTKVYYALYQCGQHGYVKTRMRVKQADNGRYYVVRIIKVTDEAGAQKIRLKQQAIRDKRKERRHHTEN